The following are from one region of the Treponema denticola genome:
- a CDS encoding 16S rRNA (uracil(1498)-N(3))-methyltransferase gives MKQLIVSAGPDKDIIRLDKKDYNYLVSVRRIKEGQVLKISLNGVKPASAEVFKINTEKKYIELRLLKEEFAFDAEPYKPRAEIILMQWLIKGNHMDIAVRQAAEAGCSLIVPVLGEFSVVKKENINQTERCERIIREARQQSGSVVNTKILPAQELKAALDSVLDYTANRKTAFIMLSEKKVGSFSFFDCLSAETEVIVLAIGCEGGIGSKEIEFLKEHKFEEVHFNTNVLRAETAAIYSIAAAQVIMEEKGGCKKN, from the coding sequence ATGAAGCAGCTGATTGTTTCCGCAGGGCCGGATAAGGATATAATCCGGCTCGATAAAAAAGATTATAACTATCTTGTTTCCGTGCGGAGAATTAAAGAAGGGCAGGTTTTAAAGATTTCTTTAAATGGAGTTAAGCCTGCCTCGGCTGAAGTTTTTAAAATTAATACCGAAAAAAAATATATAGAGCTTAGGCTCTTAAAGGAAGAATTTGCCTTTGATGCGGAACCTTATAAACCCCGTGCAGAAATTATTTTAATGCAATGGCTTATAAAGGGGAATCACATGGATATTGCAGTGAGGCAGGCTGCAGAAGCCGGCTGTTCGCTTATTGTTCCTGTTTTGGGAGAATTCTCTGTTGTAAAAAAAGAAAACATAAATCAAACCGAAAGGTGCGAGCGTATTATCAGAGAGGCAAGACAGCAGTCAGGTTCCGTTGTAAATACTAAAATTCTTCCTGCCCAAGAATTGAAAGCGGCTTTGGATTCGGTTTTGGACTATACGGCGAACAGGAAAACCGCTTTTATAATGCTGAGTGAAAAAAAGGTAGGCTCGTTTAGTTTTTTTGACTGCTTATCGGCCGAGACCGAGGTGATAGTGCTTGCTATAGGCTGCGAGGGCGGCATAGGTTCTAAAGAAATTGAATTTTTAAAAGAACATAAATTTGAAGAAGTGCATTTTAATACAAATGTGCTCCGTGCCGAAACGGCTGCAATTTATTCGATTGCGGCCGCTCAGGTTATAATGGAGGAAAAAGGTGGCTGTAAAAAGAATTAA
- a CDS encoding S41 family peptidase, with the protein MNKRITWINTIIFLTLLLAAIFFMPQRAPATSNSESDAGNADVNLRYLESVYKLLQENYVDEIDPAVLYKGAMEGMLNSLQDPYTSYIFKDTTAGHDLEDTTTGVFGGIGVHITKPNVSTPERPAYVEVASPIEGTPGWKAGLQPGDYIIEIDGVKTEEITQEDVLNMLRGKEGTQVTIKVLRGKNLKFDLTLTRAIIEVPTIKYTKIGKDIAYIRLIEFNPNSAKRITEAIEKLQEEGCTKLIFDLKNNPGGLITSSIDVASIFLESGVVVSTKGRARNTSETYNVRRFVKKLPKDMPIVVLINEGSASASEIVAGALKDHKRAYLVGTRSYGKGLVQSVVHLSEKELVKLTIARYYSPSGANINKQGILPDLEVKRPSFTPDEEKSVLELLKTSKIANFTRGKPSISKNEMVDFSKKLGKEYNVRHELILSLVKVEYYRSHESPVIDEDDEQLQAAINLLRTKDVNALCKTTKTLFEMQEEEKARTEEKAKTEDKK; encoded by the coding sequence ATGAATAAAAGAATAACTTGGATAAATACTATTATCTTTTTAACTCTTCTGTTGGCGGCTATTTTTTTTATGCCGCAGAGGGCTCCTGCAACATCTAATTCAGAATCCGATGCAGGTAATGCCGATGTAAATTTACGATATCTTGAATCCGTGTACAAACTTCTTCAAGAAAATTATGTAGATGAAATAGATCCTGCCGTTTTATATAAGGGGGCTATGGAAGGGATGCTTAATTCTCTTCAAGACCCTTATACCTCTTATATTTTTAAGGATACGACGGCGGGTCATGATTTGGAGGATACTACAACCGGTGTTTTTGGAGGTATAGGTGTTCATATTACAAAACCGAATGTATCTACCCCTGAGCGTCCTGCCTATGTTGAAGTTGCAAGCCCTATTGAGGGGACTCCGGGTTGGAAGGCCGGACTTCAACCGGGAGACTATATTATCGAAATCGACGGAGTAAAAACCGAAGAGATTACCCAGGAGGATGTTTTAAATATGCTTCGGGGGAAAGAAGGTACTCAGGTTACAATAAAAGTTCTTAGAGGAAAAAACCTAAAGTTTGATCTTACACTGACACGAGCAATAATTGAAGTTCCTACCATAAAGTATACAAAAATCGGAAAGGATATTGCCTATATCCGTTTAATAGAGTTTAATCCTAATTCGGCAAAACGAATAACCGAGGCTATAGAAAAATTACAAGAAGAAGGCTGTACAAAGCTGATCTTTGATTTAAAGAATAATCCCGGAGGTTTGATTACAAGCTCTATTGATGTAGCGAGTATCTTTTTAGAATCGGGTGTTGTGGTTTCGACAAAGGGAAGAGCCCGCAACACAAGCGAAACTTATAATGTCCGCCGATTCGTAAAAAAACTTCCTAAAGATATGCCCATAGTTGTTCTCATAAATGAAGGTTCTGCAAGCGCTTCCGAAATTGTGGCAGGTGCCTTAAAGGATCATAAGAGAGCCTATCTTGTAGGAACCCGCTCTTACGGCAAGGGCTTGGTGCAAAGCGTTGTTCATTTGAGCGAAAAGGAGCTTGTGAAGCTTACCATAGCAAGATACTATTCTCCTAGCGGGGCAAATATAAATAAGCAGGGAATCCTTCCCGACTTGGAAGTTAAAAGGCCTAGTTTTACACCCGATGAAGAAAAGAGCGTGCTTGAGCTTTTAAAGACTTCTAAGATTGCAAACTTTACAAGGGGCAAGCCTTCTATTTCAAAAAATGAAATGGTAGATTTTTCTAAAAAGCTTGGTAAAGAATACAATGTAAGACATGAGCTGATTTTAAGTCTTGTAAAAGTTGAATACTACCGCTCTCACGAAAGTCCCGTTATAGATGAAGATGATGAGCAGCTGCAGGCAGCAATAAATCTTTTAAGAACAAAGGATGTAAATGCTCTTTGTAAAACTACGAAGACTCTTTTTGAGATGCAGGAGGAAGAAAAAGCTCGAACTGAAGAAAAGGCAAAAACCGAAGATAAAAAATAA
- a CDS encoding HAD family hydrolase: MKSPAMIIFDYGNTLIYEKELDLERAYKALYAQIHKNPDKIDFITFYEKGMAIFEKVKSRALQNDVEIHTHNFYNCLFQILNVEFNLSYTELEILFWEALAPCRAMPNIEKLLLFLEAKNIRTAVISNIAFSEKALTARINKYLPRNKFEFIIASSEYGFRKPDCLLFEAALKKACLSADEVWYCGDNPRADVIGSAALGIKPVLYTSSFACPYDNENHISPDFEFTKISDWDELIELIKG; this comes from the coding sequence ATGAAAAGCCCTGCGATGATTATATTCGATTACGGGAATACTCTTATTTATGAAAAAGAGCTTGATTTGGAAAGAGCCTATAAGGCTCTTTATGCTCAAATTCATAAAAATCCCGATAAAATAGATTTTATTACCTTTTATGAAAAGGGAATGGCTATTTTTGAGAAGGTAAAATCGCGGGCTTTACAAAACGATGTAGAAATACACACTCATAATTTTTATAATTGTCTTTTTCAAATCCTTAATGTAGAATTTAACCTATCCTACACGGAGCTGGAAATCCTTTTTTGGGAAGCTCTGGCACCATGCAGGGCAATGCCCAATATCGAAAAACTTCTGCTCTTTTTGGAAGCCAAAAATATCAGAACTGCCGTCATAAGCAATATTGCTTTTTCGGAAAAAGCCCTGACTGCAAGAATAAATAAATATCTTCCGCGAAACAAATTCGAATTTATAATAGCTTCGAGTGAGTACGGGTTTAGAAAGCCCGATTGCCTTCTTTTTGAAGCAGCCTTAAAAAAAGCCTGCCTTTCCGCCGATGAGGTGTGGTATTGCGGAGACAACCCGCGAGCCGATGTTATAGGCTCAGCTGCTCTCGGAATAAAACCTGTCTTATATACAAGCAGTTTTGCCTGTCCCTATGACAACGAAAACCATATTTCTCCCGATTTTGAATTTACCAAAATAAGCGATTGGGACGAGCTGATAGAACTGATCAAAGGTTAA
- the ettA gene encoding energy-dependent translational throttle protein EttA: MAKTVDDKKIIYTMDRVSRTHGTKQVLKDISLSYFYGAKIGVIGSNGSGKSSLLRIMAGIDGDYTGEVSSAPGYTIGYLEQEPQLQSGKTVREVVSEGVQELVDLLAEFDKINEAFGDPDADMDKLMEKQAKVQEKLDATDAWNLDSRLDLAMEALRCPPADQVIDVLSGGEKRRVALCRLLLQKPDILLLDEPTNHLDAETVAWLERHLHQYAGTIICVTHDRYFLDNVAGWILELDRGEGIPWKGNYSSWLDQKQKRLALEEKGETERQKALKRELEWIGMSPKGRHAKSKARINEYEKLLAQGSKEKIKDSQITIPPGPRLGNLVIDVKNAAKHYGDRILFDKLNFSVPAGAIVGIIGPNGAGKTTLFKMIVGAAGFETPEGADQKRQIVKPDEGEIKIGDSVKLCYVDQTREKLDPNKTVWEQLSDGLDIIKLGASDGSSGVREVNSRAYCSWFNFSGQDQSRKVGVLSGGERNRLNLAMMLKEGGNVLMLDEPTNDLDVTTLRALEEALESFAGSVLVISHDRWFLDRVCSHILAFEADGEVVWFDGNWTEYAEWRREKYGKDADTPHRGVYRKLER, from the coding sequence ATGGCAAAGACAGTAGACGATAAAAAGATTATTTACACGATGGATAGGGTTTCAAGAACCCATGGAACAAAACAGGTTTTAAAGGATATAAGCCTTTCTTATTTTTACGGTGCAAAAATAGGTGTTATAGGTTCTAACGGATCCGGTAAGTCAAGTCTCTTGCGTATTATGGCAGGGATTGACGGGGATTATACGGGCGAAGTTTCTTCGGCGCCAGGCTATACTATAGGCTATCTTGAACAGGAGCCCCAGCTTCAAAGCGGCAAGACCGTTCGCGAGGTTGTTTCGGAGGGGGTTCAGGAATTGGTAGACCTTCTTGCGGAATTCGACAAGATAAACGAGGCATTCGGCGATCCCGATGCCGATATGGATAAACTGATGGAAAAACAGGCCAAGGTGCAGGAAAAGCTGGATGCAACAGATGCTTGGAATTTGGACAGCCGTCTTGACCTTGCTATGGAAGCCTTGCGATGTCCGCCCGCCGATCAGGTAATCGATGTGCTTTCAGGGGGAGAAAAAAGACGGGTTGCCCTTTGCAGGCTCCTTCTTCAAAAGCCTGACATTCTTTTATTGGACGAACCTACCAACCACTTGGATGCAGAAACGGTAGCATGGCTTGAGAGGCATCTTCATCAATATGCAGGAACAATTATCTGCGTAACCCACGACCGCTATTTTTTGGATAATGTTGCAGGCTGGATATTGGAACTTGACCGCGGAGAGGGCATTCCGTGGAAGGGCAATTATTCAAGCTGGCTAGATCAAAAACAAAAAAGACTTGCCCTTGAAGAAAAGGGAGAAACGGAACGCCAAAAGGCTTTAAAACGGGAGCTTGAATGGATTGGTATGAGCCCCAAGGGAAGACATGCCAAAAGCAAGGCCCGTATCAACGAGTACGAAAAACTTTTAGCCCAAGGCTCAAAGGAAAAAATAAAGGATTCTCAGATTACCATTCCGCCGGGACCGAGGCTGGGGAACTTGGTTATAGATGTTAAAAATGCCGCAAAGCATTACGGCGACAGAATCCTCTTTGATAAACTTAATTTTTCGGTTCCTGCGGGAGCAATAGTCGGTATTATAGGTCCGAACGGTGCCGGTAAGACAACCCTCTTTAAGATGATAGTCGGGGCTGCAGGTTTTGAAACCCCGGAAGGAGCCGATCAAAAAAGGCAGATCGTAAAACCCGATGAGGGTGAAATCAAAATAGGGGATTCGGTAAAACTTTGCTATGTAGATCAGACAAGAGAAAAACTCGATCCTAACAAGACCGTTTGGGAGCAGCTTTCAGACGGGCTTGATATTATAAAGCTGGGAGCCTCGGACGGTTCTTCCGGTGTACGCGAGGTAAACTCAAGGGCTTATTGTTCTTGGTTTAACTTTTCGGGGCAAGACCAGTCCCGCAAGGTAGGTGTACTTTCAGGCGGAGAGAGGAACAGACTCAATTTGGCTATGATGCTAAAAGAAGGCGGAAATGTTTTAATGCTAGACGAGCCTACAAACGATTTGGATGTTACCACCCTTCGAGCTTTGGAAGAAGCCCTTGAAAGTTTTGCAGGTTCAGTCCTCGTCATAAGCCATGACCGCTGGTTTTTGGACAGAGTTTGCTCCCATATCTTGGCCTTCGAAGCTGACGGAGAAGTTGTATGGTTTGACGGCAACTGGACGGAATACGCCGAATGGAGACGCGAAAAATACGGTAAGGATGCCGATACTCCCCACAGAGGCGTTTACAGAAAGCTTGAAAGGTAG
- the rsmD gene encoding 16S rRNA (guanine(966)-N(2))-methyltransferase RsmD: protein MRITGGSLKNRQVECPKGIIRPAMDRMRESVFSILGDLSGLSFLDLFTGSGVCGLEAYSRGAYPVYLVEKDADKFPVLLKNVSMADKKLECKRMPAETFIKRAKESFDIIYLDPPFPYKFHIELLEKIAESKILKEGGLVMMHRPSEKAMPQTIGSLTKSDERVYGRSIVDFYRKKILGGNDV, encoded by the coding sequence ATGAGAATAACCGGCGGCAGTTTAAAAAACAGGCAGGTAGAATGCCCCAAGGGGATAATACGCCCCGCAATGGACAGAATGAGGGAGTCTGTTTTTTCCATACTTGGAGACCTTTCAGGTCTTTCTTTTTTAGACCTTTTTACGGGCTCAGGAGTCTGCGGTTTGGAAGCCTACTCGCGCGGAGCCTACCCTGTCTACCTTGTAGAAAAAGATGCCGATAAATTCCCCGTTTTATTAAAAAATGTTTCAATGGCAGATAAAAAGCTTGAATGTAAAAGGATGCCTGCAGAAACATTTATAAAAAGAGCTAAGGAATCCTTTGATATTATCTACCTCGACCCTCCTTTCCCCTATAAATTTCACATAGAACTTCTCGAAAAAATAGCAGAATCAAAAATATTAAAAGAAGGAGGCCTTGTGATGATGCACAGGCCATCCGAAAAGGCTATGCCTCAAACAATAGGCTCTTTGACAAAAAGCGATGAAAGAGTATATGGAAGATCTATCGTGGACTTTTATCGTAAAAAAATTCTGGGAGGAAATGATGTTTAA
- a CDS encoding glycoside hydrolase family 1 protein has protein sequence MFKLKENFLLGVATASTQIEGGRVNSNWNDFCDRKMTNDGSDVARANMHYEKVKEDTKLLKKMGIQTYRMSLEWARIEPEKGKFDTKAIDHYKEELSLLKKAGIRPLISLYHFSHPMWFENSGGFTKKENVEVFLNYVKTCISALGNLCSDYVTINEPNVYAVQSFFLGLWPPEKKSIAKTLKVMNILIAAHCKAYDLIHEIRKEKGLTDTRVSFAHHMQAFHPKDKNRKADQRAAKRISKIFQDGIMEACFKGEFSFPFKNILNIKKKNYVDFIAINYYSRQAVRGLSYKAFENTPKNDLGWDIYPLGLIECAQTCYNCLPLPIVISENGTCDNKDEFRCRYIYDHLKLISESPLPFEAYYHWCFIDNFEWKEGESARFGLVHCNYETQERTIKKSGEFYSKMIKKRGVDKSMVEKYVEPCKYNVK, from the coding sequence ATGTTTAAGTTAAAAGAAAATTTTTTACTTGGGGTTGCTACGGCTTCTACCCAGATTGAGGGAGGAAGGGTAAACTCCAACTGGAACGATTTTTGTGACCGCAAAATGACAAATGACGGCTCCGATGTCGCCCGTGCAAATATGCACTATGAAAAGGTTAAAGAAGACACCAAACTTTTAAAAAAGATGGGGATTCAAACTTACCGCATGTCCTTAGAATGGGCACGCATTGAGCCTGAAAAAGGAAAGTTTGACACTAAAGCCATTGACCACTACAAGGAAGAATTAAGCCTTTTAAAAAAAGCAGGTATAAGACCCTTAATAAGCCTTTACCACTTCAGCCATCCCATGTGGTTTGAGAATTCGGGAGGCTTTACAAAAAAAGAAAATGTCGAAGTTTTTTTAAATTATGTAAAGACCTGCATAAGCGCGCTTGGAAATCTTTGCAGCGACTATGTTACAATAAATGAACCGAATGTTTATGCAGTTCAGTCCTTCTTTTTAGGTCTTTGGCCGCCCGAAAAAAAATCGATTGCAAAAACTTTAAAGGTAATGAATATCCTCATAGCAGCACACTGCAAAGCCTACGATTTAATCCATGAAATACGCAAAGAAAAAGGCCTTACGGACACAAGGGTAAGCTTTGCCCACCACATGCAGGCCTTCCATCCAAAGGATAAAAATAGAAAAGCCGATCAAAGGGCGGCAAAAAGAATAAGCAAAATTTTCCAAGACGGAATTATGGAAGCCTGTTTTAAAGGAGAGTTTTCATTCCCATTTAAAAATATCCTAAACATAAAAAAGAAAAACTATGTAGATTTTATAGCTATCAACTATTATTCAAGGCAGGCAGTAAGGGGACTTTCTTACAAGGCCTTTGAAAACACACCTAAAAACGATTTAGGCTGGGATATTTATCCCTTGGGCCTAATCGAGTGCGCTCAAACCTGCTATAACTGCCTTCCCCTTCCGATAGTCATAAGCGAAAACGGAACCTGCGACAATAAGGATGAGTTTAGATGCCGCTATATTTATGATCACCTAAAGCTTATAAGCGAATCTCCCCTCCCCTTTGAAGCCTATTATCATTGGTGCTTTATCGACAACTTCGAGTGGAAAGAAGGAGAATCCGCCCGTTTCGGCCTTGTGCACTGTAATTACGAAACTCAAGAAAGGACCATCAAAAAAAGCGGGGAATTCTACAGCAAAATGATCAAGAAAAGAGGTGTCGATAAATCGATGGTAGAAAAATATGTTGAACCTTGTAAGTATAACGTAAAGTAA
- a CDS encoding DMT family transporter — translation MSLKLKSGSRIRILSRLALFSATLLWGSTFVAVSSTNDFFKPNFLLACRFLPACLILCAVFFKRLKQLDKRYVKAGMILGLIMFAGYSLQAIAITTAGGLPGRSSFLVATYCVLVPFVNAVVLKKRPDKFNLFAAFLCFAGILAISMPDLILESQKGINWGDVLSLISSFIFAVYIVLLPKFMEELDVPLITLTQFAFAGTYALIFSLLFEDNSNTVWNYQSVFTLVYLTVLCTALCVLLQAVGQKNTPPTTAALIFSLESVFSIFLSIILTDEKFTPALALGCSCIFIAIIISETKLSFLKKKSVEVNC, via the coding sequence ATGTCTCTTAAATTAAAATCAGGCAGCCGTATTAGAATTCTCTCACGGCTTGCCCTTTTTTCAGCCACCCTCTTATGGGGAAGTACCTTTGTTGCAGTAAGCAGCACAAACGATTTTTTTAAGCCCAACTTCTTATTGGCTTGCCGTTTTTTGCCTGCCTGTCTGATTCTTTGTGCCGTGTTCTTTAAGCGTTTAAAACAGCTTGATAAGCGTTATGTAAAGGCCGGGATGATTTTAGGGCTGATTATGTTCGCCGGTTATTCTTTGCAAGCCATTGCAATTACTACTGCAGGGGGGCTTCCCGGCCGAAGCTCTTTTTTGGTGGCTACCTATTGTGTTTTGGTTCCCTTTGTAAATGCTGTGGTTTTAAAAAAAAGGCCGGACAAATTCAATCTTTTTGCTGCCTTTCTTTGTTTTGCGGGAATCCTTGCAATTTCGATGCCGGATTTGATTTTGGAAAGCCAAAAGGGGATAAACTGGGGAGACGTTCTTTCCCTTATAAGCAGTTTTATATTTGCCGTATACATAGTTCTTCTTCCTAAATTTATGGAAGAACTCGATGTTCCCCTTATAACGCTAACTCAATTTGCCTTTGCAGGAACTTATGCCCTTATTTTTTCTCTTTTGTTCGAGGATAATTCCAATACCGTTTGGAATTATCAGTCTGTTTTTACGCTTGTTTATTTAACCGTTCTTTGTACGGCCCTCTGCGTCCTGCTTCAAGCTGTGGGGCAAAAGAATACGCCTCCGACTACGGCAGCTCTTATTTTTTCTCTTGAATCCGTATTCAGTATTTTTCTTTCGATAATTCTAACAGATGAAAAATTTACGCCTGCTTTAGCCCTCGGTTGTTCCTGTATCTTTATTGCAATTATAATCTCCGAGACAAAGCTTTCGTTTTTAAAAAAGAAATCGGTAGAAGTAAACTGCTAA
- the mtaB gene encoding tRNA (N(6)-L-threonylcarbamoyladenosine(37)-C(2))-methylthiotransferase MtaB: MSNFFSVRIETLGCRLNQVESEALAVRFAECGFDVFSKEAETSILPVKLCIVNTCTVTGKAEQKARRLIRLLLKEHEESVILVTGCYAELEADSIEKINKRIIAFSGKKKDELDGLPQFLKDSCLKNKDLKEDTVNLKKNLLIFRNKIYSKEDRLDKSFLLKETERRKSMFKLSSPVFVFHSRASLKIQDGCNNACAYCRIRLARGTSVSLPAEEAVRRIIQIEKNGAAEVVLSGVNLSQYRDETYGGFANLLAMLLENTKKIRLRISSMYPECVDDGILEIVANKRICPHFHLSIQSGSDKILKAMNRPYREADIRRAINNLRKAKDNPFIGCDIITGFPSETEEDFLQTFKMCEELKIPGIHVFPFSARPGTKAFSMRPKVPEREAGRRASLLSELSGKNYQSYLASCNGKLFFGVIEKPQNNEDLRIVTENYLSLPLVVNKKAENYKGGEGLFVVIKDGNAYLAD; the protein is encoded by the coding sequence ATGAGTAATTTTTTTTCGGTTAGAATAGAAACGCTCGGCTGCCGCTTAAATCAGGTGGAATCCGAGGCTCTTGCCGTCCGTTTTGCCGAATGCGGTTTTGATGTGTTTTCAAAAGAAGCAGAGACTTCAATTTTGCCTGTAAAACTGTGTATTGTAAATACCTGTACGGTTACGGGAAAGGCGGAACAAAAAGCCCGCCGTCTTATCCGCCTTTTACTAAAGGAGCATGAAGAGTCTGTCATCCTTGTTACAGGCTGCTATGCAGAACTTGAAGCCGATTCTATCGAAAAAATAAATAAAAGAATTATAGCCTTTTCGGGCAAAAAAAAAGATGAGCTTGATGGACTTCCTCAGTTTTTAAAAGATTCCTGCCTTAAAAATAAAGATTTAAAAGAAGATACCGTTAATCTTAAAAAAAATCTTCTTATTTTTCGAAATAAAATATATTCAAAAGAAGACCGGCTGGATAAATCTTTTTTGCTAAAGGAAACGGAAAGAAGAAAATCAATGTTTAAGCTGAGCTCTCCCGTTTTTGTTTTTCATTCCAGAGCCAGTTTAAAAATACAAGACGGATGTAATAATGCTTGCGCCTATTGCAGAATAAGGCTTGCACGCGGTACTTCCGTTTCCCTGCCTGCTGAAGAAGCCGTAAGGCGGATAATTCAAATAGAAAAAAACGGAGCCGCAGAGGTTGTTTTGTCGGGTGTAAATTTATCCCAATATAGGGACGAAACCTATGGAGGCTTTGCGAATCTTTTGGCCATGCTTTTGGAAAACACAAAAAAAATAAGGCTCCGCATTTCGAGCATGTATCCCGAATGTGTAGATGACGGCATTTTAGAAATTGTAGCAAATAAAAGGATTTGCCCTCATTTTCATCTTTCGATACAGTCGGGAAGCGATAAAATTTTAAAGGCTATGAATAGGCCCTATAGGGAGGCCGACATCAGAAGGGCGATAAATAATTTGCGCAAGGCAAAGGATAATCCTTTTATCGGATGCGATATTATTACCGGTTTTCCTTCCGAGACAGAAGAGGATTTTTTACAAACATTTAAGATGTGTGAGGAATTAAAAATTCCCGGTATCCATGTTTTTCCTTTTTCGGCCCGCCCGGGAACAAAGGCTTTTTCGATGAGACCTAAGGTTCCTGAAAGAGAAGCAGGTAGAAGGGCTTCGCTTCTTTCGGAATTGAGCGGAAAAAACTATCAAAGTTATTTGGCCTCCTGTAACGGAAAGTTGTTTTTTGGCGTTATCGAAAAACCTCAAAACAATGAGGATTTGAGGATTGTAACCGAAAATTATCTAAGTCTTCCTTTAGTAGTGAACAAGAAAGCCGAAAACTATAAGGGCGGAGAGGGTCTTTTTGTTGTCATAAAGGATGGAAATGCATATCTTGCGGATTAA
- a CDS encoding tetratricopeptide repeat protein, which produces MEDKKTKINFIFKFTLVFFMLCWAPVFSQNKPDALVLYKNGRYAEAIAVCEAEIKQSPNNLDSYVVMTWALLADGQYQKTYDMALAGRKIAQTDPRLIATQAEACYYLGKNSEALKLFQDYISYAPNGVRISSSYYFMGEIYLRMAKYRHADISFSVAVTLDSFNSLWWVRLGYAREQIKEYRYSLEAYNKALSLNKNLVDAQKGRERVLQRF; this is translated from the coding sequence TTGGAAGATAAAAAAACAAAAATTAATTTTATCTTTAAATTTACTCTTGTTTTTTTTATGCTGTGCTGGGCTCCTGTTTTTTCTCAAAATAAGCCAGATGCTCTGGTCTTGTATAAGAACGGACGTTATGCCGAAGCTATTGCCGTCTGTGAGGCCGAAATTAAGCAGTCTCCCAATAATTTGGACAGTTATGTTGTAATGACATGGGCTCTCTTGGCTGACGGCCAATACCAAAAAACCTATGATATGGCCTTAGCCGGACGTAAAATTGCACAAACCGATCCCCGTCTTATAGCAACTCAGGCTGAGGCCTGTTATTATTTGGGTAAAAATTCCGAAGCCCTTAAACTTTTTCAAGATTATATTTCTTATGCTCCCAATGGAGTGCGTATTTCTTCTTCCTATTATTTTATGGGAGAAATATATTTGAGAATGGCAAAGTACAGGCATGCCGACATTTCTTTTTCCGTAGCCGTAACCCTTGATTCCTTTAACAGTCTTTGGTGGGTTCGTTTAGGCTATGCCAGAGAGCAGATAAAAGAATACCGTTATTCCCTTGAAGCCTACAATAAGGCCTTGAGCTTAAACAAAAACCTTGTTGATGCTCAGAAAGGGCGTGAAAGGGTTCTGCAGCGTTTTTAA
- a CDS encoding bactofilin family protein, whose protein sequence is MAEIEKVNLLDLDEEDYDTVLAPDIQFSGKIECKKPFMIKGHVEGFLVSTSDVTVDENSVVKANIRADRVVIKGAVEGNVLADTMVHVFSCGKLIGDVTAPEVVLESGCVFNGICTMTKDKQFGR, encoded by the coding sequence ATGGCTGAGATAGAAAAAGTTAATTTATTGGATTTGGATGAAGAAGATTACGATACGGTTTTAGCTCCTGATATTCAGTTTAGCGGTAAGATAGAGTGTAAAAAACCGTTTATGATTAAGGGGCATGTGGAGGGCTTTTTGGTTTCCACAAGCGATGTAACCGTCGATGAAAATTCTGTTGTTAAGGCCAATATCAGGGCTGACAGGGTTGTGATCAAGGGGGCGGTTGAAGGTAATGTTTTGGCCGATACTATGGTGCATGTTTTTTCTTGCGGAAAACTGATAGGCGATGTTACGGCTCCGGAAGTCGTTCTTGAAAGCGGCTGCGTATTTAACGGTATTTGTACCATGACAAAGGATAAGCAATTTGGAAGATAA